In a single window of the Prevotella melaninogenica genome:
- a CDS encoding N-acetyltransferase yields the protein MSSVQIKRVETKKDLKDFIEFHYDLYEGDPYDAPNLYSDELNTLSRDKNAAFDFCEAEYFLALKEGKVVGRVAAIINHKANEKWEKKDVRFGWIDFIDDIEVSNALLKAVEDYGKEKGMTSIVGPLGFTDMDPEGMLTWGFDQLGTMATIYNYDYYPKHMEKLGGWEKDNDYVEYRLDVPETAPEKYTKIAEMVEKRYNLHARKLTKKEIFEGGYGKKLFDLINVTYSHLYGFSELTDRQIDQYVKMYFPLADLDLITVIEDGNKDNQLVGLAITIPSLTRALQKCRRGRLFPFGWWHLLRAIKFHKTEVVDLLLIGVLPEYRSKGANALVFADLIPRYVKYGFKWGETHVEMETNESVQSQWGPLDPIMHKKRRCYRKSIG from the coding sequence ATGTCATCAGTTCAGATAAAGAGAGTAGAAACGAAGAAAGACCTAAAGGATTTCATTGAGTTTCATTATGATCTCTACGAGGGCGATCCTTATGATGCCCCAAACCTCTATAGCGATGAGTTGAATACGCTGTCAAGAGACAAGAATGCTGCTTTTGACTTCTGCGAAGCTGAGTATTTCCTCGCCTTGAAAGAGGGGAAAGTGGTGGGGCGTGTAGCTGCCATCATCAATCATAAGGCAAACGAAAAATGGGAAAAGAAGGATGTTCGCTTCGGTTGGATAGACTTCATTGACGATATCGAAGTGTCAAATGCTCTGTTGAAGGCTGTTGAAGACTACGGCAAAGAGAAGGGCATGACCTCTATTGTAGGTCCACTTGGTTTCACAGATATGGACCCAGAGGGTATGTTGACATGGGGCTTTGATCAGCTCGGTACAATGGCAACCATTTACAACTACGATTATTATCCAAAGCACATGGAGAAACTTGGTGGCTGGGAGAAGGATAATGACTATGTAGAGTATCGTCTTGATGTTCCAGAAACAGCTCCAGAGAAATACACTAAGATTGCAGAGATGGTGGAGAAACGTTATAATCTCCATGCGCGTAAGCTGACCAAGAAGGAAATTTTCGAGGGTGGTTATGGCAAGAAACTCTTTGACTTAATCAATGTGACTTACTCTCATCTCTATGGCTTCTCAGAGTTAACAGATCGCCAGATAGACCAGTATGTAAAGATGTATTTCCCACTTGCCGACCTTGATCTCATCACTGTTATTGAGGATGGCAATAAGGATAACCAGTTAGTTGGTCTTGCTATTACGATTCCATCACTGACACGTGCTTTGCAGAAGTGTCGTCGTGGACGCCTATTCCCATTCGGATGGTGGCATTTGTTACGTGCAATAAAGTTCCATAAGACAGAAGTAGTAGACCTTCTTTTGATAGGTGTTCTGCCAGAATATCGTTCAAAGGGAGCGAATGCACTTGTCTTCGCTGACCTCATTCCACGTTATGTGAAGTACGGCTTCAAGTGGGGTGAAACGCACGTGGAGATGGAAACCAACGAAAGCGTACAGAGCCAGTGGGGACCATTAGACCCAATTATGCATAAGAAGCGTAGATGCTATAGGAAGTCGATTGGGTGA